One window of the Myxococcota bacterium genome contains the following:
- a CDS encoding alpha/beta hydrolase — MSRLWVIALVALAAGAARAESPAPTQRIAYANDDSLQFGDLTLPPGPGPFPLAVVIHGGCWVSRISSLDGTAALAAALNESGVATWNIEYRRVGDRGGGWPGTFLDVGAATDYARTLAETHPLDLRRVVVVGHSAGAHLALWVAARAKLPARSELRRESPLPLRGVVALAPPTDLRAIAARAGDVCGSRTLERLLGGTLHAVPRHYAEASPAALLPLAVRQVLVAGSEDHLIPPSLVAGYASAARAAGDPVELDEVQGANHMDLIAAGPPAWPTV; from the coding sequence GTGAGTCGCCTCTGGGTGATCGCGCTCGTAGCCCTGGCGGCCGGCGCAGCGCGCGCCGAGTCTCCGGCGCCGACGCAGCGCATCGCCTACGCGAACGACGACTCATTGCAGTTCGGCGATCTCACGCTTCCGCCGGGCCCAGGTCCCTTCCCGCTCGCGGTCGTGATCCACGGCGGCTGCTGGGTCTCGCGCATCTCGTCGCTGGACGGCACCGCGGCCCTGGCGGCTGCGCTCAACGAGTCGGGCGTTGCCACCTGGAACATCGAGTACCGCCGGGTGGGCGACCGCGGTGGCGGCTGGCCCGGCACCTTCCTCGACGTGGGCGCCGCGACCGACTACGCCAGAACCCTCGCAGAGACCCATCCGCTCGACCTCCGCCGGGTGGTCGTCGTGGGTCACTCGGCCGGAGCGCACCTGGCGCTGTGGGTCGCGGCGCGGGCAAAGCTGCCGGCCCGGAGCGAGCTCCGCCGCGAGTCACCGCTGCCGCTGCGCGGAGTGGTCGCGCTGGCGCCGCCGACCGATCTGCGCGCGATCGCCGCGCGCGCGGGCGACGTCTGCGGCAGCCGCACGCTCGAGCGTCTCCTGGGCGGCACGCTGCACGCCGTGCCTCGACACTACGCGGAGGCCTCGCCAGCGGCGCTGTTGCCGTTGGCCGTGCGACAGGTTCTCGTCGCCGGCTCCGAGGATCATCTGATTCCCCCGAGCCTGGTCGCGGGCTACGCGTCCGCGGCGCGCGCGGCCGGTGACCCGGTGGAGCTCGACGAGGTGCAGGGCGCGAATCACATGGACTTGATCGCAGCCGGCCCGCCCGCCTGGCCCACCGT
- a CDS encoding methyltransferase domain-containing protein, translating into MGERVHGFTRVDQEPRPAEWVECLDKLHAEPFYRDYKQRVRELLAPRADGLQLEVGSGVGTDARALGARVLGLDRSRTMCRESRARGLALVVAAEAEALPLRSGLVAGAWSDRTFQHLAQPDRALAELVRVLRPGGRLVVVDPDYGTQALPFPDPDLARRVLEFRACHALRNGTLAHDMGRRFAESGLCDVAVEERRLVVRDPSAVDHVLGLRSWARSASSRGFMTPEEVTRWEMLYDQVVAAGKLLWSVSFFLTSGRKPGAR; encoded by the coding sequence TTGGGCGAACGGGTTCACGGGTTCACGCGCGTAGACCAGGAGCCGCGTCCGGCGGAGTGGGTCGAGTGTCTCGACAAGCTTCACGCCGAGCCGTTCTACCGCGACTACAAGCAGCGCGTACGCGAGCTGCTCGCGCCGCGGGCCGACGGGCTCCAGCTCGAGGTCGGCTCGGGTGTCGGGACCGACGCTCGGGCGCTCGGGGCGCGTGTGCTCGGTCTCGATCGCTCGCGCACCATGTGCCGCGAGTCACGCGCGCGCGGGCTCGCGTTGGTGGTGGCTGCAGAGGCCGAAGCGCTCCCGCTGCGCTCGGGACTCGTGGCCGGCGCCTGGTCGGATCGCACCTTCCAGCACCTGGCGCAGCCCGACCGCGCGCTCGCCGAGCTGGTCCGGGTGCTGCGGCCCGGCGGGCGGCTCGTGGTGGTCGACCCGGACTACGGCACGCAAGCGCTCCCGTTCCCCGATCCGGATCTCGCGCGCCGCGTGCTCGAGTTCCGCGCCTGCCACGCGCTGCGCAACGGCACTCTGGCCCACGACATGGGCCGGCGCTTCGCCGAGTCGGGTCTGTGCGACGTGGCGGTCGAGGAACGCCGGCTCGTGGTCCGCGATCCCAGCGCGGTGGATCACGTGCTGGGGCTGCGTAGCTGGGCGCGGAGCGCGTCGTCCCGGGGGTTCATGACTCCCGAGGAAGTCACCCGCTGGGAGATGCTCTACGATCAGGTCGTGGCGGCAGGCAAGCTGCTCTGGTCGGTCTCCTTCTTTCTCACCAGCGGCCGCAAGCCTGGCGCGAGGTGA
- a CDS encoding DUF4345 family protein: MRLARFAAAWSGGILALFGALYVLATERMLAFAELTSLTPTALTDLRVMYGALQLAPGFFCLASLRRAEWLEPALGLATFTFALIPALRILGIALDGTANQYHLTALVIELGTLALTAFAWRGLRRSH, encoded by the coding sequence GTGCGACTCGCGAGGTTCGCGGCAGCGTGGTCCGGTGGAATCCTGGCTCTCTTCGGCGCTCTCTACGTGCTGGCGACCGAGCGCATGCTCGCATTTGCCGAGCTCACGAGCCTGACGCCGACCGCGCTCACGGACCTGCGAGTCATGTATGGCGCCCTTCAGCTCGCGCCCGGCTTCTTCTGCCTGGCGAGCCTGCGCCGTGCCGAGTGGCTCGAGCCGGCGCTCGGGCTCGCCACCTTCACCTTCGCGCTCATTCCCGCGCTCCGGATCCTCGGCATCGCGCTCGATGGCACGGCGAACCAGTATCACCTGACGGCGCTCGTGATCGAGCTCGGGACTCTCGCCCTGACGGCCTTCGCCTGGCGCGGGCTGCGCCGGTCACACTGA
- a CDS encoding metallophosphoesterase family protein, translating into MVTEKRVALVSDTHGLVRPSVLRKLEGVDRIVHAGDVGAPAVLEELARIAPVTAIRGNNDQGEWAKSLPDTEVVEIGSACLYVLHDLAELDLDPAAAGFQVVVSGHSHRPKIERRDGVLYVNPGSIGPRRFSLPIALALLRVRGSELDARLVELED; encoded by the coding sequence ATGGTCACTGAGAAGCGGGTCGCGCTCGTTTCCGACACACACGGCCTCGTGCGGCCGTCGGTCCTGCGGAAGCTCGAGGGCGTGGATCGCATCGTCCACGCAGGAGACGTCGGCGCTCCCGCAGTGCTCGAGGAGCTCGCGCGTATCGCGCCCGTCACCGCGATCCGCGGCAACAACGACCAGGGTGAGTGGGCAAAGTCTCTTCCCGACACCGAAGTGGTCGAGATCGGCAGCGCCTGTCTGTACGTGCTCCACGACCTCGCGGAGCTCGACCTCGATCCCGCCGCCGCCGGCTTCCAGGTGGTCGTCTCGGGTCACTCGCACCGGCCGAAGATCGAGCGGCGCGACGGCGTGCTCTATGTGAACCCCGGAAGCATCGGCCCGCGCCGCTTCTCGCTTCCGATCGCGCTGGCGCTGCTTCGCGTGCGGGGCTCGGAGCTCGACGCGCGCCTCGTCGAGCTGGAGGACTAG
- a CDS encoding ferritin-like domain-containing protein produces the protein MPTTVRRDSFLFYSLASISFLETTVPLYVDNLLPFFGDDPETQDWLREVWRAEESSHGRVTREYVARTWPEFDWPRSYERFVTVYGPRCAHELLRPSPALEALARCVTETETAMAYRCFADYTSDPELAAMLRAMSADEVRHYGYFRRLFVRYDARERNSTWRKARTLVARSQLVRDEDLRLAFESLDAGWSGSKPFARLTFEQYLERAREIMADHFPMDEAQRMLFRPLRSGRWFERRLVSVLGHVVRRQYSLAA, from the coding sequence ATGCCAACGACGGTCAGACGCGACTCATTTCTCTTCTACTCTCTGGCTTCGATTTCGTTTCTCGAGACGACCGTTCCCCTGTATGTCGACAACCTGTTGCCGTTCTTCGGCGACGACCCGGAGACACAGGACTGGCTTCGCGAGGTGTGGCGCGCGGAAGAGAGCAGCCACGGGCGAGTCACCCGCGAGTACGTGGCGCGGACCTGGCCCGAGTTCGACTGGCCACGCAGCTACGAGCGCTTCGTCACGGTCTACGGCCCGCGCTGTGCGCACGAGCTGCTGCGCCCCAGCCCTGCGCTGGAGGCGCTGGCGCGCTGCGTGACCGAGACCGAGACCGCCATGGCCTATCGCTGCTTCGCCGACTACACGAGCGACCCCGAGCTCGCGGCGATGCTTCGCGCGATGAGCGCCGACGAGGTGCGCCACTACGGATACTTCCGGCGCCTGTTCGTGCGCTACGATGCGCGCGAGCGCAATTCGACCTGGCGCAAGGCGCGTACGCTGGTCGCGCGCAGCCAGCTCGTGCGCGACGAGGACCTGAGGCTCGCCTTCGAGTCACTCGACGCGGGCTGGAGCGGCTCGAAGCCGTTCGCTCGCCTGACCTTCGAACAATATCTCGAGCGTGCCCGCGAGATCATGGCCGACCACTTCCCGATGGACGAGGCGCAGCGCATGCTGTTCCGCCCGCTGCGCAGCGGCCGCTGGTTCGAGCGGCGGCTCGTGTCGGTGCTCGGGCACGTCGTGCGGCGCCAGTACTCGCTCGCCGCGTGA
- a CDS encoding rhodanese-like domain-containing protein has product MKSAVSRLVIVVSLLAGLACQRAPSARATISSAELAQQIQSGHAPIVLDVRSEEEFRSGHIPGARNVPIDQLEGQLATLGIAKSDEVVVHCERGARAAKAEALLDAAGYQHVVDLQGHMKGWRESGLPQE; this is encoded by the coding sequence GTGAAGTCCGCTGTCTCTCGTCTCGTGATCGTGGTGAGTCTCTTGGCCGGGTTGGCCTGCCAGCGCGCGCCGTCCGCGCGTGCGACGATCTCCAGCGCCGAGCTCGCGCAGCAGATCCAGAGCGGCCATGCGCCGATCGTGCTCGACGTGCGCAGCGAGGAGGAGTTCCGCTCGGGTCACATCCCGGGAGCGCGAAACGTGCCGATCGACCAGCTCGAGGGCCAGCTGGCGACACTGGGGATCGCGAAGTCCGACGAGGTGGTGGTCCATTGTGAGCGCGGGGCCCGTGCCGCAAAGGCCGAGGCACTGCTCGACGCGGCCGGCTACCAGCACGTGGTCGATCTGCAGGGCCACATGAAGGGCTGGCGAGAGTCGGGGCTTCCGCAGGAGTAG
- a CDS encoding DUF1330 domain-containing protein: MAAYLIADAEIVDSATFDEYKRRVEPVIAKFGGRYLVRGGPHTVFEGDFKPHRLVMIEFPNMQAVTAFYHSPEYAPVLALRLPAAKMRLLAVDGV; the protein is encoded by the coding sequence ATGGCAGCGTACCTGATCGCGGATGCGGAGATCGTGGATTCCGCGACGTTCGACGAGTACAAGCGGCGGGTCGAGCCCGTCATCGCGAAGTTCGGCGGTCGCTACCTGGTGCGCGGTGGACCCCACACCGTGTTCGAAGGAGACTTCAAGCCGCACCGGCTCGTGATGATCGAGTTTCCGAACATGCAAGCGGTCACCGCCTTCTACCACTCACCCGAGTACGCACCGGTGCTGGCGCTGCGCCTGCCCGCAGCCAAGATGCGATTGCTGGCCGTGGACGGGGTCTAG
- a CDS encoding class I SAM-dependent methyltransferase produces the protein MSDARPSYEPEALRALFDEMAQTYGAMNLVSSFGFAARWRHQIVAALPPTEPLRRVVDLMSGMGELWRSLSRRLGPDSQVIAVDLSSEMTRRAPKRTPFPVSVRTADVFEHDFGGDRYDAVVSSFGLKTLSPEQQEKLALRVADLLRPGGTFAFVEISVPPSALLRQPYMFYVKTVIPRIGRVFLGNPANYRQLGVYTEAFGNCVHFAACLRRVGLEAVLTSYFFGCATGVVGRKPW, from the coding sequence GTGAGCGACGCGCGCCCTTCCTACGAGCCGGAAGCGCTCCGCGCGCTGTTCGACGAGATGGCGCAGACCTACGGCGCGATGAACCTGGTCTCGTCATTCGGCTTCGCGGCCCGTTGGCGGCACCAGATCGTCGCTGCGCTGCCCCCCACCGAGCCTCTTCGCCGGGTCGTCGATCTCATGTCGGGGATGGGTGAGCTCTGGCGCTCGCTCTCACGGCGGCTGGGCCCGGACTCACAGGTGATCGCGGTGGACCTCTCGTCCGAGATGACTCGCCGCGCCCCGAAGCGCACTCCTTTTCCCGTGAGCGTTCGCACGGCGGACGTGTTCGAGCACGATTTCGGCGGCGATCGCTACGACGCCGTCGTCTCGTCGTTCGGTCTCAAGACACTGAGTCCCGAGCAACAAGAGAAGCTCGCGCTTCGCGTCGCAGATCTGCTGCGGCCCGGCGGAACCTTCGCGTTCGTCGAGATCTCCGTTCCACCCAGCGCCCTTCTTCGTCAGCCGTACATGTTCTACGTCAAGACGGTGATCCCACGGATCGGCCGGGTCTTCCTCGGGAATCCCGCGAACTATCGCCAGCTCGGCGTCTACACCGAGGCCTTCGGGAATTGCGTTCACTTCGCCGCTTGCCTTCGCCGCGTGGGTCTCGAGGCCGTGCTCACGAGCTACTTCTTCGGCTGCGCGACGGGTGTCGTGGGCAGGAAGCCCTGGTAA
- a CDS encoding DUF4440 domain-containing protein, translating into MKATEPQLITHPSLRGVLEELVAREPIFHRPEHGTTRRHFEEMTEPDFWETGASGRRYSREHVLDTLAQRYETPHEDPWLTEGFQCREIAPDNYLLTYTLRQGPRVTRRATIWRRRAGAWRIVYHQGTVVESP; encoded by the coding sequence ATGAAGGCAACGGAGCCACAGCTGATCACCCACCCCTCGCTGCGAGGAGTTCTGGAAGAGCTCGTCGCGCGCGAGCCGATCTTTCACCGGCCCGAGCACGGAACGACGCGCAGGCACTTCGAGGAGATGACGGAGCCCGACTTCTGGGAGACGGGTGCCTCCGGACGTCGCTACAGCCGCGAGCACGTCCTCGACACGCTGGCGCAGCGCTACGAGACGCCGCACGAGGATCCGTGGCTGACGGAAGGCTTCCAGTGCCGTGAGATCGCGCCCGACAACTACCTGCTGACTTACACGCTTCGGCAGGGCCCGCGCGTGACACGGCGTGCGACGATCTGGCGCCGCCGGGCCGGCGCCTGGCGGATCGTGTATCACCAGGGGACTGTGGTCGAGTCACCGTGA
- a CDS encoding GFA family protein translates to MSRTASCSCGQLKIRVEGEPRGVGICSCLACQQRTGSVFAALAAFSAPYEVSGTATEYLRVGDRGSRFVFRFCPVCGSTIFHTEVGHDRSVSVAVGAFADPSFPAPRVSVYDCRRHPWVQLPSGTRVFETDPD, encoded by the coding sequence ATGTCCCGTACCGCTTCATGTTCCTGTGGGCAGCTGAAGATCCGGGTAGAGGGCGAGCCGCGCGGCGTCGGCATCTGCAGCTGCCTCGCCTGCCAGCAGCGCACGGGCAGTGTGTTTGCGGCGCTGGCCGCTTTTTCCGCACCCTACGAGGTGTCTGGCACCGCCACCGAGTATCTCAGGGTCGGAGATCGGGGATCGCGCTTCGTCTTCCGCTTCTGCCCGGTCTGCGGCAGCACGATCTTCCATACCGAAGTGGGCCATGACCGGTCCGTGAGCGTGGCCGTGGGGGCCTTCGCCGATCCGAGCTTCCCCGCGCCCCGGGTCTCCGTCTATGACTGTCGGCGCCACCCGTGGGTACAGCTGCCGTCCGGTACGCGGGTGTTCGAGACGGATCCAGACTGA